One Sphingobacteruim zhuxiongii DNA window includes the following coding sequences:
- the traN gene encoding conjugative transposon protein TraN, translating into MKMMKPNFKNLRLITVKILSIFGLAISVSIAQQKMPTQLFMHTDTIYLNEQQTTSLAFEQPIAQVDRGSADLLAQRSDFAQDLLQLKAAKADFLTTNLSVLCQNGVLHCITVAYCAHPKSVGYPIAAHPPRRREQPEAYGQSSYADFTANAQQASQCIDPSLSLTRQSQQIEIVLRGLFIRGEHMYFHFSIRNRSYIPYDVERLSLSLRDSKRAKRTAFQEIELSPSYVSGSLGRVASRSSTSLVLVYPKMTLAKGKHIQVRLGEQGGSRHIQFRIKNKHLQQAIPLIQY; encoded by the coding sequence ATGAAAATGATGAAGCCAAATTTTAAAAATTTACGCCTGATAACCGTTAAAATTCTGTCCATATTCGGGTTAGCAATTTCGGTCAGCATTGCACAGCAAAAGATGCCTACGCAGTTATTTATGCATACCGATACGATTTATCTAAATGAACAGCAGACCACCAGCCTAGCTTTCGAGCAGCCCATCGCGCAGGTGGATCGTGGAAGCGCAGATTTGCTCGCGCAGCGATCCGATTTTGCTCAGGACCTATTGCAATTGAAAGCTGCAAAGGCGGATTTTTTAACGACCAATCTGAGCGTACTCTGTCAAAACGGCGTGCTGCACTGCATCACAGTCGCCTATTGTGCCCATCCAAAATCAGTCGGGTATCCCATCGCCGCACATCCCCCGCGGCGCAGGGAGCAGCCGGAGGCGTACGGGCAAAGTTCCTACGCGGATTTCACCGCCAATGCACAGCAAGCCTCACAGTGCATCGATCCTTCGCTTAGTTTAACGCGGCAATCCCAACAAATCGAAATTGTTTTGCGCGGTCTGTTTATTCGAGGCGAACATATGTACTTTCATTTTTCCATTCGCAATAGGAGCTATATTCCCTATGATGTGGAGCGCTTGTCGCTGAGTCTGCGTGATAGTAAACGAGCAAAACGCACAGCATTTCAAGAAATCGAGCTCTCTCCGTCCTATGTTTCAGGTTCCTTAGGCCGTGTAGCAAGTCGCTCATCAACATCCTTGGTGCTCGTCTATCCGAAAATGACACTCGCCAAGGGGAAACACATACAAGTGCGGCTAGGGGAACAGGGTGGAAGCCGCCATATACAGTTCCGCATCAAAAATAAACATCTTCAACAAGCTATTCCATTAATCCAATACTAA
- the traM gene encoding conjugative transposon protein TraM, which yields MEENKKNGALQGHHHRKLLLLLPLVLIPLLMLVFLILGGGKPLHSAEASQGIGGLLQLPASNLNRQDKMTKWEHYQKNAETEKQADVGWSDRLGAMEAIVADSTSPLSYERELYDKLAELDRDLQTVHDPDVNRPSTEDMHKVAIDEDQGYSIASKMLDSLAQENPQNAQQDPELDQLNRMLDKIIQIQQPASHADTEGLKLPSAVNSVATEGSQVPASFLENNRADSLNSLGFFSVINLDRQGRVNTIKVVIHEKQAITTGSTVKMRLLEDLTLPGLRIAKGSYLYGTAQINAERIQIRVDQLRTAAGIVPVKLIAHDMDGLMGIYIPDLIEQQVIVRSAEQSVQSLSLGESMSKTLALDAANAGLQAAKSLFAKKARRIQVVLQADYQLMLKYENDEAKF from the coding sequence ATGGAAGAAAACAAAAAAAACGGAGCGCTGCAAGGGCATCATCATCGCAAGCTGCTCTTGCTTCTGCCCTTGGTTTTGATCCCATTATTGATGCTGGTCTTTTTAATCTTAGGAGGCGGAAAGCCGCTGCATTCGGCTGAAGCAAGTCAGGGGATCGGTGGGCTGCTCCAGCTGCCTGCCTCCAACTTAAATCGCCAGGATAAGATGACGAAATGGGAACATTACCAAAAGAATGCGGAAACTGAAAAGCAAGCGGATGTGGGCTGGAGCGATCGACTCGGAGCTATGGAGGCGATCGTGGCAGATTCTACTAGTCCACTAAGTTATGAGCGAGAGCTTTACGATAAGTTAGCTGAACTCGATCGCGATTTGCAGACTGTTCATGATCCAGATGTAAACAGGCCTTCGACGGAGGACATGCATAAAGTCGCTATTGATGAGGATCAGGGTTATTCAATTGCTTCCAAGATGCTCGATTCACTAGCTCAAGAAAATCCGCAGAACGCTCAACAAGATCCAGAATTGGATCAGCTTAACCGAATGCTTGATAAGATCATCCAGATTCAACAGCCAGCATCGCACGCGGATACCGAGGGCTTGAAGCTGCCCAGCGCAGTCAACAGCGTAGCGACTGAAGGAAGTCAGGTTCCTGCTTCTTTCTTAGAAAACAATCGCGCCGATAGTCTGAATTCGCTGGGGTTCTTCTCGGTAATCAACTTGGACAGGCAAGGACGCGTTAATACGATAAAAGTTGTGATACACGAGAAACAGGCGATAACAACTGGCTCCACGGTGAAAATGAGATTGCTCGAAGATCTAACCTTGCCAGGACTGCGAATAGCTAAAGGTAGTTACTTGTATGGTACTGCCCAGATTAATGCCGAGCGGATACAAATCCGTGTAGATCAGTTAAGAACCGCGGCGGGGATTGTACCTGTGAAGTTAATCGCACACGATATGGATGGCCTCATGGGGATCTATATCCCAGACCTTATCGAACAGCAGGTGATCGTTCGTTCGGCTGAGCAATCCGTCCAGTCGCTAAGCCTAGGGGAGTCGATGTCGAAGACTTTAGCCCTTGACGCCGCTAATGCCGGTCTCCAGGCAGCAAAGTCGCTCTTCGCTAAAAAAGCAAGAAGAATTCAGGTTGTCCTTCAAGCCGACTATCAATTAATGCTAAAATATGAAAATGATGAAGCCAAATTTTAA
- the traK gene encoding conjugative transposon protein TraK, whose protein sequence is MFTKIKHIDTAFQQLRSLALWVIVCCFSMLTTAFLLGYRLISRTQDRIYVLAGSQAIPAFASSTRDNLSVEARHHVACFHQYFFTLDPDENAIKRSLQKALYLADITAKRVYDDLQENGFYSSVISGNVNQTIQVDSVQLDEDVYPLKFRCFATQQIVRPKSFTNRRLITEGQLRQISRSDNNPHGFLIERWKTILNQDLSTQTRN, encoded by the coding sequence ATGTTTACAAAAATTAAGCATATCGATACGGCCTTCCAGCAGCTGCGTAGTCTGGCACTTTGGGTGATTGTTTGCTGCTTTTCGATGCTCACTACGGCATTTTTATTGGGATACCGGCTGATTTCACGCACGCAAGATCGTATTTACGTGCTAGCTGGAAGTCAGGCGATTCCAGCATTCGCCAGCTCCACACGCGATAACCTATCGGTGGAAGCTAGGCACCATGTGGCCTGCTTCCATCAGTATTTTTTTACCCTCGACCCCGATGAGAATGCCATTAAGCGGAGTCTCCAGAAAGCCTTGTATTTGGCCGATATCACCGCCAAGCGGGTTTATGATGACCTGCAAGAAAATGGGTTTTACTCCAGTGTAATCTCTGGAAATGTTAATCAAACCATCCAAGTCGATAGTGTTCAGCTGGATGAGGACGTATATCCCTTGAAATTCCGATGTTTTGCTACCCAGCAGATCGTAAGACCTAAAAGTTTCACGAATCGCCGATTGATCACCGAAGGTCAATTAAGGCAAATATCTCGAAGCGATAATAATCCGCATGGATTTTTGATCGAACGCTGGAAAACCATACTGAATCAAGATCTCTCCACACAAACAAGGAATTAA
- the traJ gene encoding conjugative transposon protein TraJ, with the protein MINRIICIFIFLLPRFLFAQGSGQEIASLQQVLDQLYQQMLPLCRGLIGVAQSIAGFAALWYIGSRVWRHIARAEPIDFYPLFRPFVLGFCILFFPAIVALINAIMQPTVEVTRNMVGNSNKAIQELLIIKENQLKKTDAWQLYVGQDGQGDRDRWYTYTYDESASGEGMLEGVGNDLRFAMAKASYNFRNSIKEWLSELLQILFESAALCINTLRTFQLIVLAILGPLALGLSVFDGFTHLLQNWIARYLHVFLWLPVANIFGSIIARIQENMLKVDLAQLEATGDTFFSRIDIAYLIFLIIGIVGYFTVPTVAGYIVSVGAGSDSFGRQTNTVFHSAATTGGAAVGGLVGVAFSGMNRASPEILDANSRSAASDRSPHQTNQNNSSYMKDQIKGDT; encoded by the coding sequence ATGATAAATCGAATTATATGCATTTTTATTTTTTTGTTACCTAGGTTTCTTTTCGCACAGGGATCTGGGCAGGAGATTGCCAGCTTGCAACAGGTGCTCGATCAACTATACCAGCAGATGCTGCCCCTATGTCGAGGGCTAATTGGTGTAGCCCAATCAATTGCAGGCTTTGCCGCACTCTGGTATATTGGCTCACGCGTGTGGCGACACATTGCCCGCGCCGAGCCGATAGATTTCTATCCACTGTTTAGACCCTTCGTGCTAGGATTCTGTATTCTTTTTTTTCCTGCGATCGTGGCCTTGATTAATGCGATCATGCAACCCACAGTTGAGGTGACAAGAAACATGGTTGGTAACTCCAACAAAGCGATCCAGGAACTGCTGATCATTAAAGAAAATCAACTGAAAAAGACCGATGCCTGGCAACTCTATGTTGGGCAGGATGGTCAAGGCGATCGAGACAGATGGTATACCTATACGTATGATGAAAGCGCTTCTGGGGAAGGCATGCTGGAGGGGGTTGGCAACGACCTCCGCTTCGCCATGGCCAAGGCTTCTTATAACTTCCGCAATTCGATAAAAGAATGGCTTAGTGAATTGCTGCAAATTCTTTTCGAATCCGCCGCGCTTTGCATAAATACCTTGCGCACCTTTCAGCTGATTGTGCTTGCGATCTTGGGTCCCTTAGCGCTGGGCTTGTCCGTATTTGACGGGTTTACCCACCTGTTGCAAAACTGGATAGCGCGCTACCTTCACGTTTTTCTGTGGCTTCCTGTAGCGAATATCTTTGGCAGTATCATCGCCCGAATTCAAGAGAATATGCTGAAGGTGGATCTAGCACAGCTTGAAGCAACTGGCGACACTTTTTTTAGTCGCATTGATATCGCCTATCTCATCTTTTTAATCATTGGTATCGTCGGCTACTTTACAGTGCCCACAGTGGCTGGATATATCGTATCCGTTGGTGCTGGGAGTGATTCGTTTGGTCGTCAGACGAATACTGTTTTTCACAGTGCTGCAACGACCGGCGGGGCTGCTGTGGGGGGTCTGGTAGGTGTTGCATTCAGTGGAATGAATCGAGCCAGCCCAGAAATCCTCGACGCTAATTCCCGATCCGCAGCGAGCGATCGTTCGCCGCATCAAACCAACCAGAATAATTCCTCCTATATGAAAGATCAAATTAAGGGCGATACGTAA
- a CDS encoding TerB family tellurite resistance protein, with amino-acid sequence MEKLAQFREVLKQMKQGYRMLIAGYGQVKDLTQGNFELHESFLNGLLKVSPTVRGYQGVAKLVSAQIETLKQAKRSYQVFQQSDCFSAKEMDYLLKIYNRLGRESLLNLEELRVLLTDGSLRMSEAERLLAIDDLLDKQLQGLQFLRAFNAQNHLLRMQRLKEIRDLRSTGQLYASPSFH; translated from the coding sequence GTGGAGAAGCTTGCACAATTTAGGGAGGTGCTCAAGCAGATGAAGCAAGGTTACCGCATGCTGATTGCGGGCTATGGTCAAGTGAAGGATCTCACGCAAGGAAACTTCGAGTTACATGAATCGTTTTTAAATGGCCTGTTGAAGGTGAGCCCTACTGTTCGAGGATACCAGGGCGTAGCAAAATTAGTTAGCGCTCAAATAGAAACCTTAAAACAGGCTAAACGATCTTATCAAGTATTTCAACAAAGTGATTGTTTCAGTGCCAAAGAAATGGACTACCTGCTAAAAATATATAATCGACTCGGCCGAGAGAGCCTTTTGAACTTGGAAGAGCTAAGGGTTCTGTTAACAGACGGGAGTCTGCGTATGAGTGAGGCAGAGCGCCTTTTGGCCATTGATGATCTGCTGGATAAGCAACTGCAAGGTCTACAATTCCTAAGAGCGTTCAATGCGCAAAACCACTTGTTGAGGATGCAACGCCTTAAAGAAATACGTGATTTGCGATCTACAGGGCAGCTTTATGCTTCTCCTAGTTTTCACTAA
- a CDS encoding conjugal transfer protein TraI gives MRGTLLKILLACSLFLITPSQGYSQLAIAEIIKAGIKRVIKAADLRIQRLQNQTIWLQNARKQIENLLSKIRLQEIADWSQRQRDLYENYYQELTQVKAILASYGRVAELLKQQRTMLTAYQTTWRNLESDTLFSIQEKDHMQRVYRGMLKSCLENLELLALLVKSLRTQMSDAERLTLMQQAQAKIQQHYLDMKEFNNQNALLRIHRAKQKHELNQLKNLYNLQ, from the coding sequence ATGAGAGGGACCCTGTTAAAAATACTCCTTGCGTGCTCTTTGTTCCTGATAACCCCATCACAAGGATATAGTCAACTGGCGATTGCTGAAATTATCAAGGCAGGCATAAAACGTGTTATTAAAGCGGCCGACTTACGCATTCAGCGCCTCCAGAATCAGACGATTTGGTTGCAAAATGCGCGGAAGCAAATTGAAAATTTATTGTCCAAGATCCGATTACAGGAGATCGCCGATTGGTCCCAGCGCCAGCGCGATCTGTATGAAAATTACTACCAAGAGCTAACACAAGTGAAAGCAATCTTAGCTTCTTATGGACGAGTAGCAGAGCTGCTGAAGCAGCAGCGAACGATGCTTACAGCATACCAAACGACTTGGAGAAATTTGGAGTCCGACACCTTGTTCAGCATTCAAGAAAAGGACCATATGCAGCGTGTGTATCGGGGCATGCTCAAAAGTTGCCTAGAAAATCTTGAACTGCTAGCATTGCTCGTCAAATCTTTGCGTACGCAAATGTCCGATGCGGAGCGTTTGACCCTCATGCAACAAGCTCAGGCTAAGATTCAACAGCACTATTTGGATATGAAAGAATTTAATAACCAGAATGCCTTACTGCGTATCCATAGAGCGAAACAAAAGCATGAGCTCAATCAGTTAAAAAATCTTTATAACCTGCAATAA